GTAAAAATGGTGAGGTTGAGATTTTCAGGAATAACCTTCGTCAGTTCAAAAATAGTGGTCCCTCCCTCAAAAAGCAAGGTCATGTTGTTTTCAATCAGTTTTACAGCTTTTGCAGCAATAATCCTCTTTTCTTCTATCGAATAAACATTGACGTCAGCAATAAAAGGCCTGACCAGGGATTTACTGATGGCACCGCCGTGAACCCTGACAATGTGTCCGCCATCAGCCAGTTCTTTCAAGTCTCTTCTGATGGTGTCTTCTGATACGTTTAACAATTTGCTCAGATCAACAGAAAGCACTTTATTGTGCAAATTGATCTGTTTCATGATAATCTTAAATCGTTCTTCCTTTAGCATATCCTGTCGTCTTTGATTTCAATTAGGTTTGGTGCAGCTACAACGCATACATTTAAGTATAACTAAAAAACAGTTATTGCGTTTTTATGCGCTTTTACAATGCAAATATAGGCATAAATAAGTACTTAGAGGTAGGATCTTAATAGAAAAAAGTAATTTAGTAATATTTAACTATTTTCCGGAGACAGGATTTTTATACTCAGGCAGTACAAAAGAATGAAAACGATCCTAAAACGCTAATCGTGATTGATTGTGATGGAGCCGATGATTATATGATTGATTCCTTTTGTGAATTCTGGGTTACTTCTGGGTTAGTAAACTTTCGATTGCTTGCATCAGAGTATCACTTGCTTCGGGGGAGATACCCGATACCTCTACTTCATAACCTCCCTGTTTATAAGCTTCCCGGGGGGCTATATAGCCCGGGCCGTAATCTCCGTAGGCAGCAACTGCTACAAACAAATCGGGACGGATTTTTTTTGCAAACAGCTGAAATTCTACAAAACACTCTCCGGGTAGTCCGATTATTCTGGCTTTTCCGATTTTTAAACACGTGATGTCAGTTTCTCCGCCATCCCTGTATCGTTGAATATATGCAACCCGGGAGACAATTCCTGGCAGAGCCTCTTTCTCCTTGGTTTTTTCCCATTTGTTAACCTCTTCAAGACTCTTGTCAGAAGGACGCAAACGTACCGGTTGAACCAACCACTCTACTGAAACTGCCGCGACGGCTTCTTTCTCTGTGGCGCTCCAGGCCCTTCTCATGCCATCCGCCAGACGTTGAGCGAGAATCCATCTGTTTATCTTCGAGCCGTCGTTGTATTTTCCAGCGGCAATATTGCCACCTGCTCCGTTAAAATGCAGATGCAAAACATCAGGCACCTCCAGCTGTCTGAGAAAACGGGCTATTCCCGGAAAATCGGGGTTGGCAATACCGGTCCGATAATAACTTTGAGGATGGGTTGCATAAAAACTCAGTATAGCTACCGGTTTTTCTCTCTCCCAAAAACTGATCAGGGACACTTTGGGATCGATCAGCCCTTCTGGCTCGTCTCTGAGATTACGATCCCCACATGCCGAAAAACGGGTAGCTTTGACAAGGGAATCACTTCCGAAAATGCGGCGATTGGAAGCAACTTGATACACTTCAGCCTCTCCCAGACCAATATGTGTAATAGGGTGGGGGTTCTTTAGTGATTCTTTCACAGCATCAGCCAATTTAACCATCAGCTGGCGGTCGTAGGTGCCTTCATATCGTTCGGGATCAAGATTTGCTTCAATTAACAACTTCTCAGCTCCAAAATCGGAACGGGGAGCATCATGCTGATGAAGCGAGTGTAATGCAACTCTGTTGGGAGTGGTTCCTGCTGCTTCAGCCAATGCTTTTCTGAAAGCCACATGACTTTCATTGGCGATGCCAATCCAGTCAATTGCACATAAGACAATCGGTTCCCCCGATCCCAGGATCACTACTCCTCGAGCACGAAGGCCCAAATCCCAGCTGTTTTTCATTTCATCATATGCCAGAGCTGTCCCAACGGAAGGGGTAGCATCCAGATCGAAGACAGATATTGCAATTGAATTATTGGCTGGAGGAATCTGATTTTTAGCCATCATCATATACGGTGCCCAGGTAATGGACAGCACCATCAGCAAACATTTCAATCGTTTATGAACTGTCATGACATTTATTCTTAGAACATATTAATAATCATTCGTGCCAACGATATGGATGATTTCAACACGTGAATTAAAAACCGAAGCCGGCAGGTCACTCTTTAATAGCTGTTATTGTCGGGCCAGCCGGCTAAGGTGCCGTTCAGGTGTCAAGAAAGATTTTTACCAGATCATCTATCTTTTTTCCATTATGATCAAATCTGGCAACGGTATAGATATCATTATCATCACCGATAGCAATAGAATTTACATAGGTGGGGAAATTGCCATTCTCATAAAAAACCGGGCCCAGATCCTTATATTTTTGCTCCGGAATATTATACGTAACAACGTGCAGATATTCTAATCCTTTAGGAGCGCCCATGCTTATTTTTTCCAATCCGGCTATTCGTTTTCCATCCTTATATATAGGAGCACCGGTAAGATAAAAAATGGTATCGTTCTTAATTTTAAATCCCAGGTATCCATAGCTAAACTGATCGAACATTCCGCTTTTACGAGAAGGTTCAGACGTGATTCTTTCGACGATCTCAATCTTCCGGCTCTTAGGATCGAAGTTGAAAAGATATCCTGAGTTCCCATGTACACCGTAAGCTTTGTTTTCTGGCCCGTACCAGAAGATTTTCCTCCAGTTATATCCCATGCTGCCGGCATCCTTTACATCGTATTTCCCAAAGTAATCAAGTCTCATGCTTACCTCCTCCATTTTCTGTGGAACCTGATCTGTGAAAGGATCATATTCGTAGATATCACCTTCAGCCGTAGAATAAAAAACATGTCCGTCATCAGGGTTTACAAGGATGGAACGGCACAACACCCTGTAATCTTCCCCTCTTTTTCCGAACTCGCCCAGTCCATTGATAAGACCCAGATTTTTTAGTGTATTCTTTTTTATATCGTAATCGATAAAATATCCCTTGGGCCAGGTTATGCCATACAAACGTTCTCTTTCTTTATCCATTGTCATGGTAAGAATTCCTTCCCCATCGGGTGCCAATGCTAGATCCTGAATCTCTCCGGTGGTCATATCGTAATAGAGAAAATGTCCACCCGGATAAAGTTTATATCCATCAGGTGCATTTACAGGAAGTTGCTGTGCACCATCGATCATTTCGTAATATCCAACATGTGTGGCAAAAAAGAGTTTGTTGTCGTGTTCAAAGAATTCGGTATGACTCTTTCCCTGAGAAATATAATTCAGTTTCTTCTCCCCCAGGGCTTCTGAGAGATCCGCCAGAAACTGAGTCTTGTCTGAAGCCGGATCGTAGCAATACATCTGAGCTCCAACGTCGTGCCGGGTTGAACAGAGGACGTAGTAAATTTTTCCGTCACTGGCTTCGGAAATGGCATTGTAGGTTTCATGAGCATCCTGAAATCCTGAAAAATAGGTTTTAGCAATCATTTTTCTAATATTTATAGGTTTTATTATCCGTAAACAATCATAGAAATCTACTGGGATTTCCGTTTTTTCATTTTTTTCAAAGTTCGCCAGGATAAACCATATAATATCAGAAAATTACGCAAAGCTTCTTTCAAAAAGCGCAAGAAAGAGAAGACATGTTCCATTAGTTGCTTAAAACCTTGGATAATTGTTCTCATTGCGTCAGATCTTATAAAGATAGAACAAAGTATATTTCAGGCGTCCGAATGCAGACAGCCGGAATTAAAAAAAATCCGCCAGGATTTTTGTGTGTTAACCTTACAAAAATCTGGCGGAATGAAAGAATGAAAGAATGAGAGAATTTATAAGAATGAATTTAAAGTTTCATTTCCCAACCTTTTTGATATTTCCTGCTCCACAGTTTGCTGGCTGCACGGTTATTGATAATGTGGGCGTTGGTGGGATTTGTCTCGAATGTAGTTCTTGTGCGTTGGGCTATATTCCCTAAATGTGCCAGGGTTGTGCTGATACATCCTACGTTAATATCGGCATTAAGCGTAGACCCTTTTCTGATACCGTCCAAAAAGTTGGAAAAATGGAACGAGTCCAATTGTTGGGTGGGGTTTGTAGTATCCCCGGCCTTGAAACTCATTTCACTGGTTACCTCTTTTACAAGCTTATTCTTCAGGTCGTACACCTTGTAAGCATTTCCTCCTCCGATCACCAGGGTGCCGGATTCGCCGTAGAATGCGCAGCCTACCGAAGAGTCTTCAATATTCCGACCGTTGCAACTCCGACCTTCCCATGTGATTAGCTTGTTGCCTCCAAATTCGAGGTTGACGATTTGTGTATCTGGAAATTCCCAGTCATCACTATAAAGGTATCTGCCTCCTGAGGAATCAACATGGGTAGGATAGGTCAAGTCCATTCCCCAACGGAGAATATCAAGAAAATGCACACCATTATTTCCAGCTTCGCCGGTACCCCAATTGTAGAACCAATGCCAGTTATAGTGGAGATAGTTGTCTTTGTAGCTGGTTACCCTTGGTGCCGGACCTTGCCACAGTTCCCAGTCAAGCCATTCCGGTACAGCCGTAACGTTTCCTGTTCCAATTGATGGCCTGTTATTTGCGTACCAGGCTTTACCGAAGTAGACTTTGCCAATGATTCCCTCTTTTATTTCCTGTACCGCTTTGATTACATTAGGCCACGATCTGCGTTGCATACCTGTTGCAGTAACTATGTTATATTTTTTCACTGCCTGCATGAGGATTTCATCCTCTGCCGGATTGTGACTGGTGGGTTTTTCCAGATAGACATTTTTGCCGGCTTTCATAGCCATCAGAGCAGCTGGTGCATGCCAATGTTCGGGTGTAGCAATGATCACGGCATCTAAATCCTTTATTTCAAGCAACTTTCTTAGGTCTTTTTCTCCCTGAGGGGTATTGCCTGCAATTTTTTTTACGTTGGTGATACATTTTTCCATGGCACGTCTGTCTACGTC
This portion of the Petrimonas sulfuriphila genome encodes:
- a CDS encoding Gfo/Idh/MocA family oxidoreductase translates to MTTRREFIKKAAIGTTLVSIGGVLPGFSARSYKNIVGANEKIKMGAIGVNSRGNALSGGFAREKGCEIAYVCDVDRRAMEKCITNVKKIAGNTPQGEKDLRKLLEIKDLDAVIIATPEHWHAPAALMAMKAGKNVYLEKPTSHNPAEDEILMQAVKKYNIVTATGMQRRSWPNVIKAVQEIKEGIIGKVYFGKAWYANNRPSIGTGNVTAVPEWLDWELWQGPAPRVTSYKDNYLHYNWHWFYNWGTGEAGNNGVHFLDILRWGMDLTYPTHVDSSGGRYLYSDDWEFPDTQIVNLEFGGNKLITWEGRSCNGRNIEDSSVGCAFYGESGTLVIGGGNAYKVYDLKNKLVKEVTSEMSFKAGDTTNPTQQLDSFHFSNFLDGIRKGSTLNADINVGCISTTLAHLGNIAQRTRTTFETNPTNAHIINNRAASKLWSRKYQKGWEMKL